A genomic stretch from Anaerolinea thermophila UNI-1 includes:
- a CDS encoding transposase, translating to MARIAYRLAKQALPMYSHAKSPHHFTLPQLGACVLLMFYLNLSYRDMEEWLLASDAVGKELELPRVPDHTTLQRTYAKIRKADWMRMNETLLEEIGRPEEEGVAADSTGFSPGPASSYYQSRSGKAYRHWAKGVYAVGIVSQFILAMQSGWGPGSDAPYLGYLRRKARRFAKRRAWVLLADSGFDGRTVRPQDLIPPVRRGGNLLAPERRARSELVSAARLDGLYGQRWKTETVNSVIKRKFGQAIRSRKRSLQNREPIIKGLVYNIHR from the coding sequence GTGGCGAGGATCGCCTACCGGCTTGCCAAACAAGCATTACCGATGTATTCACATGCCAAGAGTCCCCATCACTTCACGTTGCCGCAGTTGGGGGCCTGTGTTTTGTTGATGTTCTACCTGAATCTCAGCTATCGCGACATGGAAGAATGGCTGCTGGCAAGCGATGCGGTTGGTAAGGAGCTGGAATTACCGCGTGTTCCCGATCATACGACCCTGCAACGTACCTACGCCAAGATACGCAAAGCGGATTGGATGCGCATGAACGAGACCTTGCTCGAGGAAATCGGACGGCCTGAAGAAGAAGGGGTGGCTGCCGATAGTACCGGCTTCTCACCCGGCCCGGCCAGTTCTTACTACCAAAGCCGTTCGGGAAAAGCCTATCGCCACTGGGCGAAGGGCGTTTATGCCGTTGGAATTGTCTCGCAATTCATCCTTGCGATGCAATCCGGCTGGGGTCCAGGTAGCGATGCCCCTTATCTGGGCTATCTGCGCCGCAAAGCCAGGCGGTTTGCCAAACGTCGGGCTTGGGTCTTGCTGGCCGATTCAGGGTTCGATGGTCGGACTGTCCGGCCTCAAGACTTGATTCCACCCGTTCGGCGAGGTGGAAATTTGCTGGCCCCTGAACGACGAGCAAGAAGCGAGCTTGTCTCTGCGGCTCGCCTGGATGGTCTCTATGGTCAACGCTGGAAGACCGAAACCGTGAATTCGGTCATCAAGCGCAAATTCGGGCAAGCCATCCGCTCGCGGAAACGCAGCCTGCAAAACCGAGAACCGATTATCAAAGGACTGGTCTACAACATACACCGCTAG
- a CDS encoding PAS domain S-box protein, with protein MNLIRRFFRISRLRLAFLLFALILTLPAFGLNLASAMENRRRAEENAIAGMLSMVRMLSLAQERQIEASRQALAVLADLARQGNGDPEFCRQELTKQLERFRQYNFFVVVDQNGQVTCNVTQVHFEDLHGRMWFQYALSSRQFTVGEYRISPFTGTAELLVAYPFEVQEGHLSVMIAALNMEWLREAYQQSSLPPQSVITLTNASSIVLLRLPDPIGFIGRPIPEENFIPLKEDPTQVIIRGQSLDQVPRVFGVERLYNSVGDLVGYLFVGIPEVSLYREANQTLRRDAVLLGLVVLLSALLAWFGSEVVLLKNIRQMVRTTQQIADGDFSTRTGMANEWGELGVLGRAIDDMARALMDRERKVQQAVSALEESEALFRSLALSTSSAIFVYRGDKFIYLNPACEVLTGYPLEELRHIPFWQIVHPEDREMVRERGLARQRGEQVPNHYEFRILTKNGQTRWLDFTATLIQYMGQPAGLGTAFDITARKLAEETLRKSEQSFRLMFFNNPLPMYVYDQLTLQFLDVNRAALELYGYPREEFLAKRLPDLYHPEESKTLQEWLSQRIPGQLHSGESLHVLKDGRIIAVEEHAHSLPFEQHEAVLVVVYDITDRKKAERVLQRNLIELQTLYAVAVAGVESEDEDELISRFVKIVRTAFQLDHLGVGLLNETGDAVIVHPASYSGDENVRYESIPIDKGITGKVARTGITCRLSDVRLDPDYLEVRSQVRSELCVPIKLGGKVIGVVNAESYQLNAFSETDEHLLNALVGVLSSAFDRLRYVEAERRRRLEAEKLREVGAALTATRDLNTVLERILDNLREVVEYTSASIFLFVGNSVVMAAQRGLPASVVQELPRHIDRLSTSSIEQAKKGPMIIPDTRQSSRWQVLSGVEYIACWMGIPLVVEGRPIGMLNLDHQQAGFYTQEHLALAAGFAHQAAIAIDNARLFHELEQSNRDLIKAYDETIEGWSRALELRDQETEGHTQRVTEMTVELARAYGVPEEDIAHIRRGALLHDIGKMGIPDSILLKSGELTEEEREIMRMHPVLAYRMLSDISFLRKAMEIPYYHHEHWDGNGYPFGLKGEKIPLSARLFAIVDVWDALRSDRPYRKAWSRAEVIEYIRSLSGKQFDPHVVEIFLKVV; from the coding sequence ATGAATCTTATACGGCGTTTCTTTCGCATCTCCCGCTTACGGCTGGCGTTTCTTTTGTTCGCCTTGATATTAACCCTGCCAGCCTTCGGCTTGAATTTGGCAAGTGCTATGGAAAACCGTCGAAGGGCAGAGGAGAATGCGATTGCTGGAATGCTGTCCATGGTCAGGATGCTCAGCCTGGCGCAGGAACGCCAGATTGAGGCGTCGCGTCAGGCGCTGGCAGTGCTTGCTGATCTGGCGCGCCAGGGCAACGGTGACCCGGAATTTTGCCGACAAGAATTAACAAAGCAATTGGAGCGTTTCCGTCAATATAACTTTTTTGTCGTCGTGGATCAGAATGGGCAGGTCACCTGTAATGTGACGCAGGTGCATTTTGAGGACTTGCACGGCCGCATGTGGTTTCAATATGCTTTGAGCAGCAGACAATTTACCGTTGGAGAGTACCGCATCAGTCCTTTCACGGGAACTGCAGAATTGCTGGTGGCTTATCCCTTCGAAGTACAAGAGGGCCATCTTAGTGTCATGATTGCTGCGCTTAATATGGAGTGGTTACGGGAGGCTTATCAGCAATCTTCTCTCCCGCCTCAATCTGTAATCACTCTGACCAATGCTTCCTCAATCGTTCTTCTACGTTTACCCGATCCAATTGGTTTTATCGGGCGTCCGATTCCTGAAGAAAATTTTATTCCTCTGAAGGAAGATCCCACCCAAGTAATCATTCGCGGGCAATCACTGGATCAAGTTCCCCGAGTCTTTGGGGTGGAGCGTTTATATAACTCTGTTGGGGATCTTGTTGGATACTTATTTGTCGGAATACCGGAAGTCAGTCTCTATCGGGAAGCCAATCAGACGCTAAGGCGTGATGCTGTATTGCTCGGTTTAGTGGTTTTGCTGAGCGCATTACTGGCGTGGTTTGGCTCTGAGGTGGTTTTGCTGAAGAATATCCGTCAAATGGTGCGCACCACCCAGCAAATTGCCGATGGAGATTTCTCTACCCGAACAGGAATGGCAAATGAGTGGGGAGAATTGGGGGTATTGGGCAGGGCCATTGATGATATGGCGCGCGCGCTCATGGATCGCGAACGCAAAGTTCAACAGGCGGTCAGTGCATTGGAAGAGAGTGAAGCCCTGTTTCGCTCGCTGGCGCTCAGTACCAGTTCTGCCATTTTTGTCTATCGTGGAGATAAGTTCATTTACTTGAACCCCGCCTGTGAGGTTTTGACCGGGTATCCGCTGGAAGAATTACGTCATATTCCTTTCTGGCAGATTGTGCATCCTGAAGATCGAGAGATGGTTCGAGAGCGTGGCCTGGCACGCCAGCGGGGTGAACAAGTTCCCAACCATTATGAGTTTCGGATTCTCACCAAAAACGGGCAGACACGCTGGCTGGATTTCACTGCTACCCTGATCCAGTACATGGGGCAGCCGGCAGGACTCGGCACAGCCTTTGACATCACCGCGCGCAAACTGGCAGAGGAAACCCTGCGAAAGAGTGAGCAGAGTTTTCGTCTGATGTTCTTCAACAACCCTCTGCCTATGTACGTGTACGATCAGTTAACCCTTCAGTTTTTGGATGTCAATCGTGCCGCATTGGAATTGTATGGTTATCCCAGGGAAGAGTTTCTGGCGAAGCGCTTGCCAGACCTGTACCATCCAGAGGAATCCAAGACTTTACAGGAATGGCTCAGTCAGCGGATTCCCGGGCAATTGCACTCTGGCGAAAGCCTTCATGTTCTGAAAGACGGCCGCATCATTGCGGTCGAGGAACATGCTCATTCATTGCCTTTTGAACAGCATGAAGCAGTGCTGGTCGTGGTGTACGATATTACCGACCGTAAAAAGGCAGAACGGGTACTGCAGCGCAACCTGATTGAACTGCAAACCCTGTATGCTGTGGCAGTGGCAGGGGTCGAAAGTGAAGACGAAGATGAACTGATCAGCCGGTTTGTAAAAATTGTTCGCACTGCCTTTCAGTTAGATCATCTGGGGGTGGGGTTGCTCAATGAGACGGGCGATGCCGTTATCGTTCACCCTGCCTCATATTCTGGGGATGAGAATGTGCGTTATGAATCCATTCCCATTGATAAGGGAATTACCGGGAAGGTTGCTCGTACAGGGATCACCTGTCGCCTTTCGGATGTACGTCTCGATCCCGATTATCTCGAAGTGCGTTCTCAGGTGCGTTCAGAATTGTGCGTACCGATTAAACTGGGTGGAAAAGTAATTGGGGTGGTCAACGCGGAAAGTTATCAACTGAATGCTTTTTCTGAGACTGATGAGCATTTGTTGAATGCTCTGGTAGGGGTGCTGAGTTCGGCGTTTGACCGTTTGCGATATGTTGAGGCGGAACGCCGTCGGCGGCTGGAGGCCGAAAAACTCCGCGAAGTAGGGGCTGCTCTTACGGCAACCCGAGACCTGAATACGGTGTTAGAGCGCATTCTGGACAACCTGCGGGAAGTGGTTGAATACACCAGCGCTTCCATCTTCCTGTTTGTGGGCAACAGTGTTGTTATGGCGGCGCAACGTGGTTTGCCTGCCTCAGTAGTTCAGGAACTGCCCAGACACATCGATCGTTTGAGTACCTCTTCTATCGAGCAGGCAAAGAAGGGCCCAATGATTATTCCGGATACCAGACAGTCATCGCGCTGGCAGGTTCTTTCTGGTGTTGAATACATTGCCTGCTGGATGGGAATTCCTCTGGTGGTCGAAGGGCGTCCTATTGGTATGCTCAATCTGGATCATCAACAGGCAGGGTTTTACACTCAGGAACATCTTGCCCTGGCGGCGGGGTTTGCTCATCAAGCCGCCATCGCGATTGACAATGCCCGCCTCTTTCACGAACTGGAACAGAGCAATCGCGACTTGATTAAAGCCTACGATGAAACCATTGAAGGCTGGTCACGTGCCCTGGAATTACGCGATCAGGAAACGGAAGGACATACCCAGCGGGTAACCGAGATGACGGTAGAACTGGCACGCGCTTACGGGGTGCCTGAAGAAGATATTGCCCATATTCGCCGGGGAGCCTTGCTTCACGATATTGGCAAGATGGGAATACCCGACTCTATCCTCTTAAAGTCGGGCGAGTTAACCGAAGAAGAACGCGAGATTATGCGCATGCATCCGGTGCTGGCATATCGCATGCTGTCCGATATCAGTTTCCTGCGCAAAGCCATGGAAATTCCCTATTACCATCACGAACACTGGGATGGAAATGGGTATCCCTTTGGGCTAAAGGGGGAAAAAATTCCTCTCTCGGCTCGCTTGTTTGCGATTGTGGATGTCTGGGATGCTCTGCGTTCCGACCGCCCCTATCGAAAAGCCTGGAGCCGTGCAGAGGTGATTGAATATATCCGTTCGCTCAGCGGGAAGCAGTTTGATCCTCATGTGGTGGAAATCTTCCTTAAAGTGGTTTGA
- a CDS encoding tetratricopeptide repeat protein gives MGTFVLLVFLGLLLSGALWRAIQVNQAGIDVLHALSHQNSGELQRFVNRWSEDPPQDCRLVWLSAMAMVGKQGVLPSHEVLHNAIRCQPEYLAALEGLAPYDVRLAEEVVRMYPRNSSALMWLAQVKERFDRAQAAELYEIVTRVDATNGLAWCRLGAQRQNEGDLSGALKAFQECCQHGDPGSNGCWRAGGILEKQGRLEEAIFWYNQSRFAEALKRARELQSQLSPSP, from the coding sequence ATGGGAACATTCGTCTTGCTTGTGTTTTTGGGGTTGTTGCTAAGTGGTGCCCTCTGGCGAGCCATACAGGTCAACCAGGCAGGCATTGACGTGCTGCATGCCCTGAGCCATCAAAATTCTGGAGAACTACAACGGTTTGTGAATCGCTGGTCTGAAGATCCACCACAGGATTGCCGCCTTGTATGGCTCTCAGCGATGGCTATGGTTGGAAAGCAGGGGGTATTGCCCAGTCATGAGGTTCTGCATAACGCGATTCGCTGTCAGCCAGAGTACCTTGCCGCTTTAGAGGGATTAGCGCCCTATGATGTGCGCCTTGCGGAAGAGGTTGTGCGTATGTACCCCCGCAACTCATCAGCCCTGATGTGGCTTGCTCAGGTCAAGGAACGCTTCGACCGTGCCCAGGCAGCGGAGTTGTACGAAATCGTTACCCGCGTGGATGCAACCAATGGGCTGGCATGGTGCCGCCTGGGGGCGCAGCGTCAGAATGAGGGAGACCTGAGCGGGGCTCTGAAAGCCTTTCAGGAATGCTGTCAGCACGGTGACCCGGGCTCTAATGGATGCTGGCGGGCAGGTGGAATCCTGGAGAAGCAGGGCAGGCTTGAAGAAGCCATCTTCTGGTATAACCAGAGTCGTTTTGCTGAAGCCCTGAAACGCGCTCGTGAATTACAAAGTCAACTATCCCCTTCTCCATGA
- a CDS encoding O-antigen ligase family protein, whose translation MRVWFSLRRTWLSLELPILLAGAGLGLFSRNALILSVMLIPVFWLLHERKDRRTPLDVPVLIILLAFCISYWVSPLKDWTAEQIARALSGIGVCYALARQKEDLDLRLILYGIALLSVILAGVGLFTIQWVPNKIPMLNPLDWIGYLPQLGEKVHPNVFAGNLALLLPVSAAIFLWGKGRIHLLRAPVALLTGSLVLAVLALTLSRGALLAALTSLILLVILRWKLPALLGITVLGVIGWLIFPSMHSLIKPLYWFSSAEASLDLRQALWQRGLWLIEIFPLSGTGMGTYGLAVNHLFPMPSPLAPASHAHNLFIQIALDTGIPGLLAWLACLWQCTKWAWRAYRTPSTAPWWIRASGAAGLGAFWVLVFHGITDAVTWGTRPAVLLWAIWGWMILVEKVRASSLKQA comes from the coding sequence ATGCGCGTTTGGTTCTCTCTTCGCCGAACATGGCTCTCACTGGAACTTCCCATACTGCTGGCTGGTGCGGGGTTGGGATTGTTCAGCCGCAACGCGCTCATTCTCTCGGTGATGCTCATCCCAGTGTTCTGGTTACTTCACGAGCGCAAAGACCGTAGAACCCCTTTAGATGTCCCTGTGTTGATTATTTTACTCGCCTTTTGCATTTCTTATTGGGTCAGCCCCCTCAAAGATTGGACAGCCGAACAAATTGCCCGTGCCTTAAGCGGGATTGGAGTCTGCTACGCCCTTGCTCGCCAGAAAGAAGACCTGGACTTACGCCTGATTCTTTACGGGATAGCACTTCTCAGTGTCATTCTGGCAGGAGTCGGATTATTCACCATTCAATGGGTGCCAAACAAAATTCCAATGCTCAATCCATTGGACTGGATAGGCTATCTTCCTCAATTGGGTGAAAAGGTACATCCCAACGTGTTTGCAGGGAATCTGGCTCTGCTACTCCCTGTTTCCGCGGCAATTTTCTTATGGGGCAAAGGGCGCATTCACCTGCTCCGTGCCCCTGTTGCCCTGCTGACAGGCAGCCTCGTCCTTGCAGTCCTGGCGCTCACCCTCTCGCGGGGAGCATTGCTGGCAGCGCTGACCAGCCTGATTCTGCTGGTCATCCTGCGCTGGAAACTACCCGCTCTATTGGGAATCACTGTGCTGGGGGTCATCGGATGGCTGATCTTTCCCAGCATGCACTCCCTCATCAAGCCTCTGTACTGGTTCAGTTCGGCAGAAGCCTCGCTGGACCTGCGCCAGGCTTTATGGCAGCGCGGTCTCTGGCTGATCGAAATCTTTCCATTAAGCGGTACCGGCATGGGAACCTATGGACTGGCGGTTAATCATCTCTTTCCCATGCCTTCCCCTCTTGCCCCTGCTTCGCATGCCCATAATCTGTTCATCCAGATTGCACTGGATACAGGTATTCCTGGCTTACTGGCGTGGCTAGCATGCCTCTGGCAATGCACTAAGTGGGCATGGCGAGCCTATCGGACGCCTTCGACCGCCCCCTGGTGGATTCGCGCTTCGGGAGCGGCAGGGCTTGGCGCTTTCTGGGTGCTGGTTTTTCACGGAATAACCGATGCAGTCACATGGGGTACGCGCCCTGCTGTACTTCTCTGGGCAATCTGGGGGTGGATGATCTTGGTGGAAAAGGTTCGGGCAAGTTCATTGAAACAGGCATGA